A region from the Mya arenaria isolate MELC-2E11 chromosome 2, ASM2691426v1 genome encodes:
- the LOC128222151 gene encoding brain protein I3-like, whose product MSGQKQHPPPYQPPGPGYGPPQGQQGYPPPQGYGPPPPQGYAQPPPMMAAQQSSNVVVVQAGGNTVIGACGRCGNGVAVENYSIIGIIIAIVFFPLGIICCLMMTERHCSSCGAPM is encoded by the exons ATGTCAG GACAAAAGCAACATCCGCCACCATACCAACCCCCGGGCCCGGGATACGGCCCGCCCCAGGGACAGCAGGGTTATCCACCACCCCAGGGGTATGGGCCGCCCCCACCCCAGGGGTATGCGCAGCCCCCACCGATGATGGCCGCGCAACAGTCGTCCAACGTGGTAGTCGTTCAAGCAGGGGGAAATACGGTTATAGGAGCATGCGGTAGATGCGGG aatggcGTCGCCGTGGAAAACTATAGCATAATCGGAATCATCATCGCGATCGTGTTTTTCCCTCTGGGTATTATCTGCTGTTTAATGATGACAGAGCGACACTGTTCAAGCTGCGGGGCCCCGATGTAG